From a region of the Acidimicrobiales bacterium genome:
- a CDS encoding DUF4331 domain-containing protein yields MSSHREAPEISKDPVADSTDVYAFVSPDAPTTVTLIANYVPLQAPDGGPNFYEFGDDVLYHINIDNNGDGVAEIIYELRFNTVVGNPNTFLYNTGPIQSLADKNWNRRQFYSLNRQEKSGNQRRTTVLGTNLACPPCNIGPLSTPNYPDLANQAVHGLPGGEKVFAGQRAEGFYVDLGAIFDLGDLRPLEQLHNQFGLNVPELAKPAPGVNSTKGANVYSIALQVPITQLTSNGSSPTNAGDPSSVIGVWTTASRQKVSMVAQNNGQSTNAGPFVQVSRLGNPLVNEVIIPMGKKDYWNNQPPANDSQFVQYFQHPELSTLLPTLYPNAFPNLAAFNATGSPRGDIVAIFNTGIPSGVVSGFQNSGGSKQADLLRLNMAIPPTTSNLSNLGVVGNDPAGFPNGRRVFDDVVTIELRALAGATLPLVNKSFTADAAVSQVTDGLTTSPTDVSAMGTENYLPTFPYLGVPYSGFAVPAS; encoded by the coding sequence ATGTCGTCACACCGTGAAGCACCCGAGATCTCGAAGGACCCCGTAGCCGACAGCACTGACGTCTACGCCTTCGTCAGCCCCGACGCCCCGACCACGGTCACTCTGATCGCCAACTACGTGCCTCTTCAGGCACCGGACGGAGGTCCGAACTTCTACGAGTTCGGCGACGACGTCCTCTACCACATCAACATCGACAACAACGGCGACGGCGTCGCTGAGATCATCTACGAGCTTCGATTCAACACCGTGGTGGGGAACCCCAACACCTTCCTGTACAACACCGGGCCCATCCAGTCGCTCGCCGACAAGAACTGGAACCGTCGCCAGTTCTACTCGCTCAACCGACAGGAGAAGAGCGGCAACCAGCGGCGCACCACGGTTCTCGGCACCAACCTGGCCTGCCCTCCCTGCAACATAGGCCCACTGTCGACGCCCAACTACCCCGATCTTGCCAACCAGGCCGTCCACGGTCTCCCGGGCGGCGAGAAGGTCTTCGCTGGCCAGCGCGCCGAGGGCTTCTACGTCGACCTGGGCGCCATCTTCGACCTCGGCGACCTTCGGCCCCTCGAGCAACTCCACAACCAGTTCGGCCTGAACGTGCCCGAGCTCGCCAAGCCCGCTCCGGGGGTCAACTCGACCAAAGGCGCGAACGTCTACAGCATTGCGCTCCAGGTCCCGATCACCCAGCTCACGTCCAACGGATCCAGCCCCACCAACGCCGGCGACCCCAGCTCCGTGATCGGCGTCTGGACGACCGCCAGCCGTCAGAAGGTGTCGATGGTCGCCCAGAACAACGGCCAGAGCACCAACGCGGGACCATTCGTGCAGGTGTCGCGGCTCGGCAACCCGCTCGTCAACGAGGTCATCATCCCGATGGGGAAGAAGGACTACTGGAACAACCAGCCGCCGGCCAACGACAGCCAGTTCGTGCAGTACTTCCAGCATCCCGAGCTGTCGACGCTGCTGCCGACGCTGTACCCCAATGCCTTTCCCAACCTGGCCGCCTTCAACGCCACCGGCAGCCCGCGGGGAGACATCGTCGCCATCTTCAATACGGGCATCCCCTCCGGCGTCGTGTCCGGGTTTCAGAACTCGGGCGGCTCCAAGCAGGCCGACCTGCTGCGCCTCAACATGGCGATACCACCGACCACGAGCAACCTCAGCAACCTGGGCGTGGTCGGGAATGACCCCGCCGGCTTCCCCAACGGTCGCCGGGTCTTCGACGATGTCGTCACCATCGAGTTGCGGGCCCTCGCCGGGGCGACCCTCCCGCTGGTCAACAAGAGCTTCACAGCCGACGCCGCCGTGTCGCAGGTGACCGACGGTCTTACCACGAGCCCGACCGACGTCTCCGCCATGGGCACCGAGAACTATCTGCCCACCTTTCCGTACCTCGGCGTGCCCTACAGCGGCTTCGCCGTGCCGGCGAGCTGA
- a CDS encoding twin-arginine translocation signal domain-containing protein: MEKHSRRAFLRNTSMAVGVAGAVAAVPGLPAVLESGGPQAAESAAAELPKGAELSEPLVAHVRDLTTGEIDLYAGERQVTYRDPHMAARLFKATR; encoded by the coding sequence ATGGAGAAGCACAGCCGGAGAGCGTTTCTTCGGAACACCTCGATGGCGGTGGGCGTGGCGGGCGCCGTTGCCGCGGTCCCCGGCCTGCCAGCTGTGCTCGAGTCCGGTGGCCCACAGGCCGCCGAGTCGGCCGCGGCCGAGCTGCCCAAGGGCGCCGAGCTCTCCGAGCCCCTCGTTGCCCATGTCCGGGACCTGACGACCGGCGAGATCGATCTCTATGCCGGCGAGCGACAGGTGACCTACAGAGATCCACACATGGCGGCGCGGCTCTTCAAGGCCACCCGCTGA